The sequence GACGGCGAGCCGGTGTACCGCGGCTATCCTGTCTGGCGGGGCGTGGCCGAGGGCACCTTCCCCGGCGCGGGCGAGCTGTCCGAGTCGCTGGGCGCGGGGCTGCGCTTCGGCATCGTGCCGATCGGCGAGGGACGCGTGGCGTGGTGGGCGACGGCCAACGAGCCAGAGGGGACGGACGATGGCGGCGAGGGCGCCAAGGCGAAGCTCCTCCGCCTCTTCCGCGGTTGGCACGAGCCAATTCCGCAGCTGCTGGAGGCGACGCCCGCGGAGGCCATCCTCAAGAACGACAGCTACGACCGTCCGCCGGTGCGCGGGTGGAGCCGCGGGCGGGTGACGCTGCTGGGCGATGCGGCGCACCCCACCACGCCCAACATGGGGCAGGGCGGGTGCATGGCGATCGAGGACGCCGCGGTGCTCGCCTGCGCGCTCGTACAGAACCCCCGGATCCCGGATGCGCTACGCGACTTCGAGCGCCGCCGCTTCCGGCGCGTGGTCGGCATCGTCCGGCAGTCGCTTCAGTACGGTCAGGTGGCGCAGTGGGAGCGCCCGGCCGCCGTGCGGCTCCGCGATGCACTCTTCCGCCTCGCGCCGGACGCCGTCACGGCGCTCGCCATGCGGCGGACCTTTGCGTTCGACGTGTAGCTGGCGCGCGGGTTGCGGCGCGGGACGGGCTTCCGGCGATCCACACGAACGGGAGGTCCCCCATGCGGCCCTTTTTCATGCACCGCTTCGAGGAAGTGACGCTCGCGCTGCTTCGCGTCGTGGCGGGGCTGATGTTCATGCAGCACGGCGTTCAGAAGCTGTTCGGCTGGCTCAAGCCGCCCGACGCGCCGCCGGGCACCGTCGAGCTGTTCTCGCAGATGGGTGTGGCGGGGGTGCTGGAGGTGTTCGGCGGGCTGCTGATCGTGCTGGGGCTGTTCACGCGCCCCGTGGCCTTCATCCTGGCCGGCCAGATGGCGGTGGCGTACTTCCAGGCCCACTTCCCGCGCGGTGCCGTCCCCCTCCTGAACGGGGGCGAGCCGGCGGTCCTCTTCTGCTTCATCTTCCTCTACTTCTCCGCGCGCGGCGGCGGGCGCTACAGCGTGGACCACGCGATACGCGGGCGGGACGCAGCGGCGGACGGGCTGAGGACGACGCGAGCGTGAGCCCATCCGGCTCGGACCGCGGGCAGCGGTGTACATGGAGCGGAACCCTCCGCCCGCCGATGCGATGATCTCTCCCGCCGTCTACCGCGCCCTCGCGGACGCCGTCGTCCTGGGGCACCTCGCCTTCGTGCTCTTCGTGGCGCTGGGCGGGCTGCTCGTGCTGCGCAGGCCGAAGCTGGCGTGGGCGCACGTCCCGGCCGCCGCGTGGGGTGCCGCCATCGAGTTCGGCGGATGGATCTGCCCGCTGACCTACCTGGAGAACCACCTGCGGCTGCTGGGCGGGGGCGATGCGTACCGGGTCGGCTTCGTGGACCGCTACATCCTCCACATCCTGTACCCGCAGGGACTTACGCGCGGCACGCAGATGGTGCTGGGCGCGATCGTGCTGGCGGTGAACGGCTACGTGTACGCCCGCCTGGCGGCCCGGGGCCGCACGCCGCGTCTCAGCGGTGCTCGAAGCGCAGGCTGAGCAACTCCACCAGCTCGGCGGCGCCGGCCTCGCGCGCCACCGCCAGCCCGTCGCGGTAGTGCGATCCGGCGCGGATGGGGTCCTCCGCCTCGTACGCGATCTCCCCCAGCATGAAGTGGCACTGCACCATGCGCAGCTGGTCGCCGGCGCGCGTAAAGGCGCGCACCGCCTCGGCCAGGCGCGTGCGTGCTTCGTTGCGCAATCCGCGCGCGTGGTGCACGCACGCCAGCGCGAGCCCGCCCAGGGCGGCGCGGTGGTCGTCGCGCGCCCGCCGCCCCGTCTTAAGCGCCGCCTCCGCCGACTCCTGCGCCGCCGCCAGCTCGTTCCGCGCCACCTGCGCGACCGCGCGGTTCGCCTGCACCAGCAGCAGCGTCCACTCGTCGCCGTCCGCATGCGCCGCGGCCTCGGCGGCGGCGAAGCGGGCCAGCGCCTCGTCCGTGTCGCCGCGGAGTGCGGCCACGATCCCCAGGTTCACCTCCGCGCGCCCGTGCTCCGCCGCGTCGCCTGCCAGCGCGTTGCGGGCGGCGGTCTCCGCATCGTCCAGCAACCCGGCGTGAATGCGCGCCGCCGCCGACTCGTTCAGCGCCGCGCCCAGCAGCCCTGGCAACCGCAGCCTGCGCGCGAGCTCGGCGGCTTCGCGGGCGAGTGTATCCGCCCGCCCCCACGCCATCCTTGCCCGCGCCGCCCCCGCCGACGCCAGCACGTGCTCCACCGCCCCCACCGCATCCCCCGGCGGCGGCGCGGAAGGCTCGGCCCCCGCATGCGCCCGCGCCGCGGGTACGTACGCGCCGGGCGGGATGTCGTCGAGCAGAGTTGCGGTGGTGGTGGTCACGGGAGCGGAGGGCGTTAGTGCGTTAGTGCGTTAAGTCTGCGGGCGGTCCCCCCTTTGTCATCCTGAGGGAGCCGCCGCGCAGATCTACGCACGTCTCAAAACTCTTGCGGCGACCGAAGGATCTAGCCGGCGCGGCAGGAGGCCCGGGCAAGCCAGCGAATCTCTCGGTACGCGCAGTAGATCCTTCGCTTCGCGCCAGAGGCTGGAGCGAAGGAGAGGGCGGAGAGGCGCTTCGCTCAGGATGACAGAAAAGTCCGGCGCCGGGCTGTTGCGCACTAACGCACTCACGCACTCCGTCTTACACCGAAAGCCCGCCCGTCTCCGGCAACACCTCGGCGATCAGGCAGGGGAACGAGATCGCGAACACGGTGCCGTCGGCAGGGTCGAACTCGGCCCAGGCGCGGCCGCCGACGGATTCGATGGTTTCGCGCACGATCGCCAGGCCCAGGCCCGTGCCCTCCTCGCCGGTGACGGTGCCCTCGTGGGCGCGGAAGAAGCGGCGAAAGAGCTCCGGCCGCGCCTCCTCAGGCACACCCAGGCCGTTGTCACGCACCCTCACGATCACCTCGCAAGGGTCGCCGTCGCGCACGGTGCCCTCCACGCGCACCCAGTGGTCCGGCTTGCCGGGGTCGCGGTACTTGATGGCGTTCGACACGTAGTTGGTGAGGCACAGCTCCACGGCCGCCGCAGGGACCTCCACGATGGGGAGGTCGGGCGCGAGCTCCACGCGCACGCGCCGCGCCTCGGCGAAGTCGCGGAGCTGCCGCGCCACCTCGGCGGCAGCATCCGAGAGAAGGATGTTGCGCGACGACTGCGACCCGTCCACCTCCACGCGCGAGAGCTCCAGGAGGTCTTCCAGCACGCTCTGCATCCCATCCGCGTTGCGGGCGATGATGTCCGTGAACTTCTCCCGCTGCGACGCCACGCTCCCCACCCACTCCTCGCGCAGCATCTCGTTGGCGCCGCGCACGGTGTTGATGCGGTTCTTCATCTCGTGCGTGAGCGAGCGGTTGAAGGCGCGCAGCCGGTCCTCGCGCTCCCTCACCCGCGCCTCGGCCAGCGAGAGGAAGTGGTTCGTGGTGTACTGCTGGATCACCGCCACCGCGCGGAACACGCGGTGCGAGCAGGCCAGCAGCTCCGCGGGCGAGCAGCCGGGCCCCATCCGCTCCGCCGTCTCCGCCAGGTGGTCGAAGAGGATGCCGCCGAGGATCTCGTACTCCTTGAGGATCTGGTGCGCCTCGAAGCCCTGCGCGTGGCGAAGCGCCCCCAGCTCCATCGCCTTCGCCACCACCGGCACGTCCGCCGTGATCTCGGCCGCGACGTCGCCCACGTAGTCCGCGATCCCGTCCACCAGCAGCGGGACGTGGTTCAGCAGCTCTTCGGAGGGGAAGATGTGGGTCGGATGAATCGCCACGCGGTCCACGATCCGCTCCAGCCAGCGTCCCACCAGCGATTCGCGGGCTTCGCGGACGCTGTTGGCCATCGTCCGCGCAAGAGGTTCGTGGGAGGAGATCATCGTGTCCTTCGGCGTCGGGATGCGTCGGAGGACCACGTGCCATAGCACGCGGCCGGACCTGCACAGGCAAGTCCGGCCTCTCAGCGCAATCGCCGTTCCGGCGCGACGGCGGACGACAAACAGGCGGCGGGCGCCGGATCACGCCGGCGCCCGCCCTGGCGTCATTCGTAGGGAACGGCTCGCTCTCGCAGCCACTCCGCCAGTTCGTTCTCGCTCCGCTCGCCTGAAGCCACCCCGCTCATGAGGATCACGACTTCTTCTTCGGGCGCCTCGACGTCCAGCCCGTTGAGCCCCAGGAAAACGTACGCCGCCATGTACCCGACGCGCTTGTTTCCGTCGATGAAGCCGTGGTTCTTCGTCAGTCCAAATCCATAAGCGGCAGCGAGCTCCGGCAGATCCACATCCTGGGAATAGCCCCATCGGTTCTGCGGCCGGGCGAGCGCGGAAGCGATCAGCCCCTCGTCACGCACTCCATGGCTGCCGCCATGCTCGCGAATTTGCTGATCGTGGATGGCCCGCACCATCCGCCGCGTCAGCCAGAACGGCTCGGAGACCATGGCGCTCTACTGGGCGAGCTCGCGAAGCGCGTTCTGGTACTTGCGCGCACCACGTTCGTAAACTTCCATCGCGCGGTCGAACTCGGGATCGTGTGCCGTCAGAGTCACTCCGCATTCCGTTTCCGCGACGCACAATTCGTCTCCCTCGCCCAGCTGCAGACGCTCAATCAACTCCTCGGGAAGCGCCACTACGAGTGATCCGCCCACTCTCTGGAGGGTAACCTTTGTCATCGAGCCTCTCTCGCGCGCGAATCGGTTGAGCACCGAGCACACGGCCCGGGCGGCACGTGTACTCTAACAGCATCGGGACTCAAGTTCCATCGCTAGCCTGCCCAACGCCTTAACTCCGCCAGGTCCTGCGCAATGCTGCGCGGGCGGTGGCGAATGCGGGGCGCTACACGCCGGCCATCGTCTCGCGGGCGGAGGCGCGGCCTTCGTCGGTGAGGGAGAGGTGCTCGCCGGTGCGGGTGAGGAGGCCGGCGCTCTCGGCGCGGCGCACGACGACGCGGGCGAAGTCGGGCGCCCAGCGCAGGTGCTCGTGAAGGTGGCGCTCGCGGCTCTCCTCGGCGGCC is a genomic window of Longimicrobium sp. containing:
- a CDS encoding FAD-dependent monooxygenase, which codes for MTDETRPIIIAGGGIGGLSAAIALRRAGFEAQVFERAPELREVGAGISLWPNATRQLRRWGVLNDVVRRGFVFQHGAIRSRNGRVLLRMSFGAHDAPSVLIHRAALHSALADALPPWAVTTGATAEDFTDAGDYVRVRFAGLGDVEGAALVGADGLRSAVRRRLLDDGEPVYRGYPVWRGVAEGTFPGAGELSESLGAGLRFGIVPIGEGRVAWWATANEPEGTDDGGEGAKAKLLRLFRGWHEPIPQLLEATPAEAILKNDSYDRPPVRGWSRGRVTLLGDAAHPTTPNMGQGGCMAIEDAAVLACALVQNPRIPDALRDFERRRFRRVVGIVRQSLQYGQVAQWERPAAVRLRDALFRLAPDAVTALAMRRTFAFDV
- a CDS encoding DoxX family protein, which codes for MRPFFMHRFEEVTLALLRVVAGLMFMQHGVQKLFGWLKPPDAPPGTVELFSQMGVAGVLEVFGGLLIVLGLFTRPVAFILAGQMAVAYFQAHFPRGAVPLLNGGEPAVLFCFIFLYFSARGGGRYSVDHAIRGRDAAADGLRTTRA
- a CDS encoding DUF2784 domain-containing protein → MISPAVYRALADAVVLGHLAFVLFVALGGLLVLRRPKLAWAHVPAAAWGAAIEFGGWICPLTYLENHLRLLGGGDAYRVGFVDRYILHILYPQGLTRGTQMVLGAIVLAVNGYVYARLAARGRTPRLSGARSAG
- a CDS encoding sensor histidine kinase, which translates into the protein MANSVREARESLVGRWLERIVDRVAIHPTHIFPSEELLNHVPLLVDGIADYVGDVAAEITADVPVVAKAMELGALRHAQGFEAHQILKEYEILGGILFDHLAETAERMGPGCSPAELLACSHRVFRAVAVIQQYTTNHFLSLAEARVREREDRLRAFNRSLTHEMKNRINTVRGANEMLREEWVGSVASQREKFTDIIARNADGMQSVLEDLLELSRVEVDGSQSSRNILLSDAAAEVARQLRDFAEARRVRVELAPDLPIVEVPAAAVELCLTNYVSNAIKYRDPGKPDHWVRVEGTVRDGDPCEVIVRVRDNGLGVPEEARPELFRRFFRAHEGTVTGEEGTGLGLAIVRETIESVGGRAWAEFDPADGTVFAISFPCLIAEVLPETGGLSV
- a CDS encoding type II toxin-antitoxin system death-on-curing family toxin is translated as MVSEPFWLTRRMVRAIHDQQIREHGGSHGVRDEGLIASALARPQNRWGYSQDVDLPELAAAYGFGLTKNHGFIDGNKRVGYMAAYVFLGLNGLDVEAPEEEVVILMSGVASGERSENELAEWLRERAVPYE